The proteins below come from a single Necator americanus strain Aroian chromosome V, whole genome shotgun sequence genomic window:
- a CDS encoding hypothetical protein (NECATOR_CHRV.G20665.T1): MTKQPSIDDQFHVVYSDFDLNLHRQIRDCTLSILKNEGGLLNEQVIKTISTKMEEGSLTFKFFQITTIIN, from the exons ATGACAAAGCAGCCTTCAATAGATGATCAGTTTCATGTGGTT TATTCGGACTTCGATTTAAACCTACATCGTCAAATACGAGATTGTACACTTAGCATTTTGAAGAATGAAGGCGGACTTCTTAACGAGCAAGTCATCAAAACGATTAGCACAAAGATGGAAGAGGGAAGTCTCACATTCAAATTCTTTCAGATCACAACAATTATTAATTGA
- a CDS encoding hypothetical protein (NECATOR_CHRV.G20666.T1), translating into MKPVAVVELPPSNLRQRLISNRLYDRICTTPECKIHQDNNEGDCMNLCVVYMISCVRCGDEYIGETARPLCIQIKEILDGKRKSCDFTALGGHRVRRHNRKDFEVKVTILERELSTAARKTMEAFWIHYKDESQREMPPYYAEEDSEEGDIAETLAMNKV; encoded by the coding sequence ATGAAACCTGTTGCCGTAGTGGAGCTTCCACCTAGTAACCTTAGGCAAAGGCTCATTAGcaatcgcctatatgatcgtatttgcactacACCGGAGTGCAAAATACATCAGGATAACAACGAAGGTGATTGCATGAAtttatgtgttgtttatatgatttcctgtgtgcggtgtggtgacgaatacataggagaaacagctagaccactatgtattcaaatcaaagaaatcctggacggcaaaaggaaatcatgtgacttcACTGCATTAGGTGGTCATAGAGTACGGCGTCATAAcagaaaagattttgaagttaaggtCACGATTCTGGAGCGCGAACTTAGTACTGCGGCGCGCAAGACTATGGAGGCCTTTTGGATCCACTAcaaagatgaatcgcaaagGGAAATGCCACCGTATTACGCGGAAGaagactctgaagaaggcgatattgccgaaacatTAGCCATGAATAAAGTatag
- a CDS encoding hypothetical protein (NECATOR_CHRV.G20667.T1), with protein sequence MLLLNHNEYSSSVPYRSNYVPGDSMMGLGAYGGYGGGMGSPYGMAYPGMFGMSPYGMAGMPGMGAMGMGGAYGSPFSPGGLYGGGLGGMGSPVGMGLGTNSFFKK encoded by the exons ATGTTGCTGCTAAATCATAACGAATATTCCAGCTCCGTCCCATATAGGTCCAACTATGTCCCTGGTGACAGCATGATGGGGTTAGGAGCATACGGAGGATACG GTGGTGGTATGGGATCACCGTATGGAATGGCCTATCCGGGAATGTTTGGAATGA GTCCATATGGAATGGCGGGAATGCCTGGCATGGGAGCGATGGGAATGGGTGGTGCATACG GATCTCCATTCTCTCCTGGAGGTCTTTACGGTGGTGGCCTTGGTGGTATGGGTTCTCCTGTGGGCATGGGTTTAGGAACTAactctttcttcaaaaaatga
- a CDS encoding hypothetical protein (NECATOR_CHRV.G20668.T1): MKSIIHASFIIPLTLCQFYTQPVVYYQSPQDPQQIYQTSYYPQVPYQTNVGQPIYGLPTQYLQPTYQLLPQPTYQTGLPQGLGLGLYQNAFAKELTGGYLNEFRDETGSLHRNAVSMHREPITLVEHASYMSLINDKDNFHPSGCGWDANLLKCTDALGLCKGGCRDFAVSASATVHDCRCIPYGYAALLKLLGKR; the protein is encoded by the exons aTGAAGAGCATCATCCATGCTTCCTTCATTATTCCGCTAACCCTTTGTCAATTTTATACACAACCTGTCGTCTACTATCAATCTCCTCAAG ATCCCCAACAAATCTACCAGACCTCATATTATCCTCAAGTCCCTTATCAGACGAACGTAGGCCAACCCATTTACGGTTTGCCGACGCAATATCTGCAACCAACTTACCAACTACTACCTCAGCCAACGTATCAGACAGGATTGCCGCAAG GACTTGGTCTCGGACTCTACCAGAATGCGTTCGCCAAGGAACTGACAGGCGGATATCTGAATGAGTTTCGCGATGAGACTGGCTCATTGCATCGAAACG CTGTGTCAATGCATCGTGAACCTATAACACTTGTGGAACACGCGAGTTACATGAGTTTAATAAACGACAAGGATAACTTCCAT CCTTCTGGCTGCGGATGGGATGCAAATCTCCTGAAATGCACCGACGCCTTGGGCTTATGTAAGGGAGGTTGTCGTGACTTTGCCGTGTCAGCTTCGGCGACAGTTCACGACTGCAG ATGCATACCGTATGGCTACGCTGCTCTTCTGAAATTACTCGGCAAGAGATAG
- a CDS encoding hypothetical protein (NECATOR_CHRV.G20669.T1): MQLALLDFETAFDSLHRANKPSWYSIVAERDRVQGKFVRLLDDMNQRTTVAVRTPAGYTTPLEVGKTKGSGRTFAMFNFSIDDIMRRTVDQCPADIVLTPSGCSLIDLEYTDDVVIFAKSSTKPQHVVNLVSKLAGAY, encoded by the coding sequence ATGCAATTAGCCCTTCTAGACTTTGAaaccgctttcgactctcttcATCGAGCGAACAAAccttcctggtactccatcgtcGCGGAGCGCGATAGAGTGCAGGGAAAGTTTGTTCgtttgcttgatgacatgaatcaacgaacgaCTGTTGCAGTTCGGACACCAGCCGGGTACACAACACCATTAGAGGTGGGTAAGACaaagggcagtggcaggacctttgcCATGTTCAACTTCTCTATCgacgacatcatgcgaagaacagttgatcagtgtcctgccgacatcgtcTTAACACCATCAGGGTGCTCCTTGATTGACCTCGAGTAcaccgacgatgttgttatattcgcgaaaAGCAGTACAAAGcctcaacatgttgtcaaccttgtatcgaagttgGCTGGAGCCTATTGA
- a CDS encoding hypothetical protein (NECATOR_CHRV.G20670.T1), with translation MRDRPVISIENYTIYCGDVDENKDAFYDEINVLMSKIPSQQVVIVGIDANAKTGLEQQSDVPGKWTLQRNTPGTNAAEEVCLCIYGDKIHVQFFLDAASGKAVGEATPPTWRDHFKTLLNRQAPSAPELEPVHRPTYAINEEPATESEILVCIQKMEMEHLVESTGLEQKC, from the exons atgagagatcggcccgtcatcagcatcgaaaattacaccatatactgcggcgatgttgatgagaacaaa gacgccttctacgaTGAAATCAATGTGttaatgtctaaaatacccagccagcaggtggtcattgtggGAATCGACGCGAatgcgaagacgggactcgaacaacaatccgatgtgccaggaaaatg gacgctgcaaaggaaCACTCCCGGTACaaatgccgcggaagaagtttgcctttgcatctacggagacaaaatccacgtacaattct TCCTCGACGCTGCCAGTGGAaaggctgtcggtgaagcaacccctCCAActtggagggatcacttcaagaccttgctgaaccggcaagcaccgtcagctcctgaactcgagcccgttcatagaccgacatatgcgattaacgaggaaccagcgaccgagtcggagattctggtctgtatccaaaagatggaAATGGAACATCTGGTGGAGTCGACGGGATTagagcagaaatgctga
- a CDS encoding hypothetical protein (NECATOR_CHRV.G20670.T2), with protein sequence MRDRPVISIENYTIYCGDVDENKDAFYDEINVLMSKIPSQQVVIVGIDANAKTGLEQQSDVPGKWYYLAERTSDNLLGSILLTLEEQRKRKTNTLKLQLDYVLTRNISQSDIRNSRAAWDDNFNSDHRPVLLSIKIRFHKMKRGVSFQPKIDMADLKDEEFRTNFRQRVSTYVGVVTRRKLCDADSFFKVHLGRCKGTLPVQMPRKKFAFASTETKSTYNSVCVARSTGHFNQEKRLKTKFCLLDAASGKAVGEATPPTWRDHFKTLLNRQAPSAPELEPVHRPTYAINEEPATESEILVCIQKMEMEHLVESTGLEQKC encoded by the exons atgagagatcggcccgtcatcagcatcgaaaattacaccatatactgcggcgatgttgatgagaacaaa gacgccttctacgaTGAAATCAATGTGttaatgtctaaaatacccagccagcaggtggtcattgtggGAATCGACGCGAatgcgaagacgggactcgaacaacaatccgatgtgccaggaaaatggtattatttggcggagcgcacgtcggacaacctTCTG GGTTCAATCCTTTTAACGcttgaagagcagcgcaagcggaagacgaacactctcaaacttcagctcgactacgttctgacgagaaACATCTCTCAGTCGGATATCCGAAATTCCAGAGCCGCTTGGGACGATAATTTcaactctgaccaccgtccagttcttctcagcattaagatacggttccacaaaaTGAAGCGAGGAGTATCTTTTCAAccaaaaatcgacatggcagatCTGAAGGATGAAGAATTCAGAACGaatttccgccaacgtgtATCTACTTATGTTGGAGTAGTGACCAGGAGGAAGCtttgcgatgcggattcctttttcaaagtgcatctaggacgctgcaaaggaaCACTCCCGGTACaaatgccgcggaagaagtttgcctttgcatctacggagacaaaatccacgtacaattctgtatgtgtcgcccgCAGCACTGGCcatttcaaccaggaaaaacgTCTTAAAACGAAGTTTTGTC TCCTCGACGCTGCCAGTGGAaaggctgtcggtgaagcaacccctCCAActtggagggatcacttcaagaccttgctgaaccggcaagcaccgtcagctcctgaactcgagcccgttcatagaccgacatatgcgattaacgaggaaccagcgaccgagtcggagattctggtctgtatccaaaagatggaAATGGAACATCTGGTGGAGTCGACGGGATTagagcagaaatgctga
- a CDS encoding hypothetical protein (NECATOR_CHRV.G20671.T1), whose protein sequence is MSTTGTKDFEREIKQIMFDRISIISEELREKGMRWGDMFTEEDNRAIETFTIETIGESVEEAAEREERKRELDRKRREVTARHNYQLVYVDIFQKSNLSQAQTPGSVSSEESEIVPDDPIPQSAVSCKNQEKVTTNIPEDEPTPGPSKAKIHEDFVQRQYRRHDFSSGSARQLTTQYHRGGTWRPNRVYHTSMDDAWRSKNENPMNRNWRRSYYERGGWKERGKRHFHGRPRWSDERYLHPRGSQEQSDRAHVSYSAEKDSLFCSYQESGQASWHRT, encoded by the exons ATGTCTACCACCGGTACAAAGGACTTCGAAAGGGAAATAAA ACAGATTATGTTCGATAGAATTAGCATAATTTCCGAGGAGCTTCGTGAAAAAGGC ATGCGATGGGGTGATATGTTCACTGAGGAAGACAACCGTGCTATAGAAACATTCACGATAGAAACAATCGGCGAGAGCGTAGAAGAAGCAGCAGAAAGAGAAGAGCGCAAGCGTGAACTGGatagaaaaagaagggaagtTACAGCCAGACACAATTACCAGCTTGTTTATGTGGACATTTtccaaaa GAGCAATCTAAGTCAAGCACAAACGCCAGGATCTGTTTCAAGCGAAGAG TCTGAAATTGTTCCTGATGATCCGATTCCGCAATCCGCAGTTTCTtgcaaaaatcaggaaaaagtCACCACAAATATTCCTGAAGATGAACCTACTCCTGGACCATCAAAAGCGAAAATCCACGAGGACTTCGTTCAGAGACAATATCGTAGACACGATTTCTC GTCGGGGTCTGCACGTCAATTGACCACACAGTACCATAGAGGCGGCACTTGGAGACCAAACAGAGTGTATCATACATCGATGGATGATGCGTGGCGCTCTAAGAATGAAAATCCTATGAACCGTAATTGGCGTCGTTCATACTACGAAAGAGGTGGTTGGAAGGAACGTGGAAAGAGACATTTTCACGGCCGTCCTCGATGGTCTGACGAGCGCTACTTGCATCCACGCGGATCGCAAGAACAGAGCGATCGTGCACATGTTAGCTACAGT GCGGAGAAAGACAGTTTGTTCTGTTCCTACCAAGAAAGTGGTCAAGCTTCTTGGCACAGGACTTAG
- a CDS encoding hypothetical protein (NECATOR_CHRV.G20672.T1), with protein sequence MTDFIERLVPYELVDIGANLGHPSYKDDLDSVLKRAKQAGLSKVMLTGTCEKISAECKKLAETMPGFLYFTAGVHPHDAKDFNGNTLNTLRVLQSHKQCVAVGECGLDFNRNFSPQDVQRDVFEKQVELACELNKPLFIHEREAHEDMVRILSNSGESLPPTVIHCFTGTEEEAKKYVEMGLHIGLTGFLWKDRQPNGVQAALRNGVIPLDRLLIETDAPFMYPKINDKKLPVDVKEAISDSAKELHKFASFNRNEPCALPAICEMIAAFMGKDPKELCIYTMFFLVFALCYVMNLLVEQSLNGARQRNLLRSMLNSKVFKFGEFVLKSGQKSPIYIDLRECFGYADLMSLASDGLKSLIVGTDIEFDAIVGVPYAALPYATLVSYRESKPLIIIRKEAKTHGTKKLIEGLYKKGDKVIVIEDVVTTGGSIQDVVDILRDEGLVVEDVFCLLDREQGGAEKLEKHGITLHSLMNMETVLSFLLSVEAIDKETCSKIVSALNLPCQGVKHLPLSLEMENLAKFPLHHLGRLPLEERAKEAICPLNKKIFSLMLKKNSNLCLAVDYTSAEKILQLVEKAAPFVVAIKVHADAITDFSEDFTSKLVRLANDHEFVIFEDRKFGDTGNTNILQLKGAQRIAEWADIVTVHAVQGSDSIGSIFRQIIADPAYRLSGILLIAQLSTKGSLTALPGYAEAAAEMGGANRDVVCGFICQTRVSTHPDMLHWTPGVNLDATSDNAGQQWRGLDEAVKRQQNDIVIVGRGVTASSTPIQELTRYREAAWTALTAKS encoded by the exons ATGACTGACTTCATTGAACGTTTGGTTCCATATGAACTGGTGGACATTGGCGCTAATTTGGGACATCCATCTTACAAAGATGATTTAGACAGCGTTTTAAAGCGTGCGAAACAAGCAG GTCTTTCAAAAGTGATGCTCACGGGtacatgtgaaaaaataagcgCTGAATGTAAGAAACTCGCTGAGACGATGCCTGGGTTCTTGTACTTCACTGCTG GTGTACATCCTCATGATGCTAAGGATTTTAATGGGAACACATTGAATACTCTAAGAGTTCTACAG TCACATAAACAATGCGTTGCCGTTGGAGAGTGTGGATTAGACTTTAATAGGAACTTTTCTCCACAAGATGTTCAAAgagatgtttttgaaaaacag GTGGAATTAGCTTGCGAGCTAAATAAACCACTATTCATTCATGAACGGGAAGCACATGAGGATATGGTGAGGATTCTGAGTAATTCTGGAGAAAG TCTGCCACCAACTGTCATACATTGCTTCACAGGAACAGAAGAGGAGGCGAAAAAATACGTGGAAATGGGGCTACATATCGGGTTAACCG GATTTCTCTGGAAAGACCGGCAGCCAAATGGGGTGCAGGCGGCCCTCCGCAATGGTGTCATACCTCTTGACCGGTTATTGATTGAAACTGACGCACCCTTCATGTATCCAAAGATCAACGATAAAAAATTGCCTGTCGACGTGAAGGAAGCTATTAGTGATTCTGCTAAAGAGCTGCacaaa TTCGCTTCTTTCAACCGTAATGAACCATGTGCTCTACCAGCCATTTGTGAGATGATCGCTGCGTTTATGGGCAAAGACCCGAAAGAG CTATGCATATACACGatgtttttcttagttttcgcCCTCTGCTACGTCATGAATTTACTGGTCGAACAGTCGCTGAATGGAGCTCGTCAACGAAATCTGCTTCGCTCAATGCTTAATTCGAAG GTCTTCAAATTTGGTGAATTTGTACTGAAAAGTGGTCAAAAGTCCCCGATTTATATCGATTTACGCGAGTGCTTTGGATACGCCGATTTGATG AGCTTAGCTTCTGATGGTCTCAAGTCGCTGATAGTAGGCACAGACATAGAATTCGACGCAATTGTTGGTGTACCATATGCAGCACTCCCGTATGCTACT TTAGTGTCCTATCGCGAATCAAAGCCACTAATAATCATtcgaaaagaagcaaagaccCATGGGACGAAAAAACTGATAGAAGGCTTGTACAAGAAAGGAGACAAAGTAATTGTCATTGAAGACGTAGTTACAACAGGAGGAAGTATTCAAGAT GTCGTGGATATTTTACGTGACGAAGGACTTGTGGTAGAAGACGTGTTTTGTTTGCTTGACAGAGAGCAAGGAGGTGCTGAGAAGCTCGAAAAACATGGTATTACTTTGCATAG tCTGATGAATATGGAAACAGTACTTTCGTTTCTACTATCTGTTGAGGCAATCGACAAAGAAACCTGCTCAAAGATAGTCTCG GCGTTAAATCTACCATGCCAAGGAGTGAAACACCTTCCATTGTCTCTAGAGATGGAAAATCTCGCGAAATTTCCTCTACACCACCTA GGTCGGCTACCTTTGGAAGAGCGTGCGAAAGAGGCCATTTGTCCATTAAACAAGAAGATTTTCTCGTTAATGTTGAAGAAGAACTCCAATCTTTGCCTTGCAGTCGACTACACCTCTgctgagaaaattttgcag ctCGTCGAAAAAGCGGCTCCTTTTGTAGTAGCTATAAAAGTTCATGCAGACGCAATTACGGATTTCTCCGAAGACTTCACTTCAAAGCTTGTGCGACTAGCTAACGACCACGAATTTGTTATATTCGAGGATAg gaagTTTGGAGATACGGGAAACACTAACATCTTGCAGTTGAAAGGAGCACAGCGCATAGCAGAATGGGCTGATATCGTGACAGTTCATGCCGTGCAGGGATCCGATTCTATAGGATCGATTTTCCGGCAG aTCATCGCAGATCCGGCCTACCGCCTCAGTGGTATCCTTTTAATAGCACAACTCAGTACAAAAGGGTCACTAACGGCACTTCCAGGATACGCAGAAG CCGCAGCTGAGATGGGTGGAGCAAATCGAGATGTTGTTTGCGGTTTCATCTGTCAAACGCGCGTTTCAACTCATCCGGATATGCTGCATTGGACTCCAG GTGTGAATCTGGATGCAACCTCGGACAACGCTGGACAGCAGTGGAGAGGACTTGATGAg gCAGTGAAACGCCAACAAAACGACATTGTAATCGTTGGAAGGGGAGTGACCGCTAGTTCTACTCCAATTCAAGAGCTGACACGATATCGTGAAGCTGCATGGACGGCTTTGACTGCGAAAAGTTAG
- a CDS encoding hypothetical protein (NECATOR_CHRV.G20672.T2), translating to MTDFIERLVPYELVDIGANLGHPSYKDDLDSVLKRAKQAGLSKVMLTGTCEKISAECKKLAETMPGFLYFTAGVHPHDAKDFNGNTLNTLRVLQSHKQCVAVGECGLDFNRNFSPQDVQRDVFEKQVELACELNKPLFIHEREAHEDMVRILSNSGESLPPTVIHCFTGTEEEAKKYVEMGLHIGLTGFLWKDRQPNGVQAALRNGVIPLDRLLIETDAPFMYPKINDKKLPVDVKEAISDSAKELHKFASFNRNEPCALPAICEMIAAFMGKDPKEVAEATTKNAKRIYVFALCYVMNLLVEQSLNGARQRNLLRSMLNSKVFKFGEFVLKSGQKSPIYIDLRECFGYADLMSLASDGLKSLIVGTDIEFDAIVGVPYAALPYATLVSYRESKPLIIIRKEAKTHGTKKLIEGLYKKGDKVIVIEDVVTTGGSIQDVVDILRDEGLVVEDVFCLLDREQGGAEKLEKHGITLHSLMNMETVLSFLLSVEAIDKETCSKIVSALNLPCQGVKHLPLSLEMENLAKFPLHHLGRLPLEERAKEAICPLNKKIFSLMLKKNSNLCLAVDYTSAEKILQLVEKAAPFVVAIKVHADAITDFSEDFTSKLVRLANDHEFVIFEDRKFGDTGNTNILQLKGAQRIAEWADIVTVHAVQGSDSIGSIFRQIIADPAYRLSGILLIAQLSTKGSLTALPGYAEAAAEMGGANRDVVCGFICQTRVSTHPDMLHWTPGVNLDATSDNAGQQWRGLDEAVKRQQNDIVIVGRGVTASSTPIQELTRYREAAWTALTAKS from the exons ATGACTGACTTCATTGAACGTTTGGTTCCATATGAACTGGTGGACATTGGCGCTAATTTGGGACATCCATCTTACAAAGATGATTTAGACAGCGTTTTAAAGCGTGCGAAACAAGCAG GTCTTTCAAAAGTGATGCTCACGGGtacatgtgaaaaaataagcgCTGAATGTAAGAAACTCGCTGAGACGATGCCTGGGTTCTTGTACTTCACTGCTG GTGTACATCCTCATGATGCTAAGGATTTTAATGGGAACACATTGAATACTCTAAGAGTTCTACAG TCACATAAACAATGCGTTGCCGTTGGAGAGTGTGGATTAGACTTTAATAGGAACTTTTCTCCACAAGATGTTCAAAgagatgtttttgaaaaacag GTGGAATTAGCTTGCGAGCTAAATAAACCACTATTCATTCATGAACGGGAAGCACATGAGGATATGGTGAGGATTCTGAGTAATTCTGGAGAAAG TCTGCCACCAACTGTCATACATTGCTTCACAGGAACAGAAGAGGAGGCGAAAAAATACGTGGAAATGGGGCTACATATCGGGTTAACCG GATTTCTCTGGAAAGACCGGCAGCCAAATGGGGTGCAGGCGGCCCTCCGCAATGGTGTCATACCTCTTGACCGGTTATTGATTGAAACTGACGCACCCTTCATGTATCCAAAGATCAACGATAAAAAATTGCCTGTCGACGTGAAGGAAGCTATTAGTGATTCTGCTAAAGAGCTGCacaaa TTCGCTTCTTTCAACCGTAATGAACCATGTGCTCTACCAGCCATTTGTGAGATGATCGCTGCGTTTATGGGCAAAGACCCGAAAGAG GTCGCCGAAGCAACGACGAAGAATGCCAAACGGATATATG ttttcgcCCTCTGCTACGTCATGAATTTACTGGTCGAACAGTCGCTGAATGGAGCTCGTCAACGAAATCTGCTTCGCTCAATGCTTAATTCGAAG GTCTTCAAATTTGGTGAATTTGTACTGAAAAGTGGTCAAAAGTCCCCGATTTATATCGATTTACGCGAGTGCTTTGGATACGCCGATTTGATG AGCTTAGCTTCTGATGGTCTCAAGTCGCTGATAGTAGGCACAGACATAGAATTCGACGCAATTGTTGGTGTACCATATGCAGCACTCCCGTATGCTACT TTAGTGTCCTATCGCGAATCAAAGCCACTAATAATCATtcgaaaagaagcaaagaccCATGGGACGAAAAAACTGATAGAAGGCTTGTACAAGAAAGGAGACAAAGTAATTGTCATTGAAGACGTAGTTACAACAGGAGGAAGTATTCAAGAT GTCGTGGATATTTTACGTGACGAAGGACTTGTGGTAGAAGACGTGTTTTGTTTGCTTGACAGAGAGCAAGGAGGTGCTGAGAAGCTCGAAAAACATGGTATTACTTTGCATAG tCTGATGAATATGGAAACAGTACTTTCGTTTCTACTATCTGTTGAGGCAATCGACAAAGAAACCTGCTCAAAGATAGTCTCG GCGTTAAATCTACCATGCCAAGGAGTGAAACACCTTCCATTGTCTCTAGAGATGGAAAATCTCGCGAAATTTCCTCTACACCACCTA GGTCGGCTACCTTTGGAAGAGCGTGCGAAAGAGGCCATTTGTCCATTAAACAAGAAGATTTTCTCGTTAATGTTGAAGAAGAACTCCAATCTTTGCCTTGCAGTCGACTACACCTCTgctgagaaaattttgcag ctCGTCGAAAAAGCGGCTCCTTTTGTAGTAGCTATAAAAGTTCATGCAGACGCAATTACGGATTTCTCCGAAGACTTCACTTCAAAGCTTGTGCGACTAGCTAACGACCACGAATTTGTTATATTCGAGGATAg gaagTTTGGAGATACGGGAAACACTAACATCTTGCAGTTGAAAGGAGCACAGCGCATAGCAGAATGGGCTGATATCGTGACAGTTCATGCCGTGCAGGGATCCGATTCTATAGGATCGATTTTCCGGCAG aTCATCGCAGATCCGGCCTACCGCCTCAGTGGTATCCTTTTAATAGCACAACTCAGTACAAAAGGGTCACTAACGGCACTTCCAGGATACGCAGAAG CCGCAGCTGAGATGGGTGGAGCAAATCGAGATGTTGTTTGCGGTTTCATCTGTCAAACGCGCGTTTCAACTCATCCGGATATGCTGCATTGGACTCCAG GTGTGAATCTGGATGCAACCTCGGACAACGCTGGACAGCAGTGGAGAGGACTTGATGAg gCAGTGAAACGCCAACAAAACGACATTGTAATCGTTGGAAGGGGAGTGACCGCTAGTTCTACTCCAATTCAAGAGCTGACACGATATCGTGAAGCTGCATGGACGGCTTTGACTGCGAAAAGTTAG
- a CDS encoding hypothetical protein (NECATOR_CHRV.G20673.T1) produces the protein MLRNGWFGSRALCRTFASLREMAGPKDPKLLYEPTFPDTREYPEYDTLNVRIQGYDFTHIEKFQRYVDRMARRFKFNVLDSYAVAAQTQRVVVYKPNSTIVDKEVNLAIYDRVVRLGSVPIPRLQLFITLIQTHIPPGVTITFKEHEKADEDYRYIPDILLKQKQEELKSLDDPIVRRNLGWE, from the exons ATGTTAAGGAATGGATGGTTTGGGAGCAGGGCTCTATGTCGGACATTTGCATCACTTCGTGAAATGGCTGGCCCGAAAGATCCGAAACTCTTGTATGAGCCTACATTTCCGGACACGCGAGAATATCCCGA GTACGATACACTAAATGTTCGTATTCAAGGATATGACTTCACTCAtattgagaaatttcaacGTTACGTTGACAGAATGGCTCGGCGATTCAAATTCAATGTATTGGATAG CTACGCGGTCGCCGCCCAGACACAACGAGTCGTGGTGTACAAACCAAATAGCACTATTGTAGATAAAGAAGTGAATTTAGCAATATATGATCG AGTGGTTCGTCTCGGTAGCGTACCTATTCCTCGTCTTCAACTTTTCATTACTCTTATCCAAACTCACATTCCTCCTGGTGTCACG ATTACGTTTAAAGAGCACGAGAAGGCTGATGAGGATTATCGATATATACCAGATATTCTACTGAAGCAGAAACAAGAAGAGCTCAAATCCTTAGATGATCCTATCGTGCGCAGAAATCTTGGATGGGAATAG
- a CDS encoding hypothetical protein (NECATOR_CHRV.G20674.T1) — MYNSQSTYESLVDVCVNSAMANIRSMTTDQLNDLLYNESRFNGLVDSLPQIRSLPTEREAGLAQNKSLAEWNLAQEPKLTQLRKQVKDLYGQATSLRTETEALKSKLDEISSSKSLDTTSNLLQVAAQEADDDAEGTAKAFLAGTISIEQFLKDLLEKKALAHLRKIKSDRLITILRDQQYSQATPSVPPRTGVAPYPDIPMPNRHSYY; from the exons ATGTATAACAGCCAAAGCACCTACGAATCTCTTGTCGACGTTTGCGTAAATTCGGCCATGGCAAATATTCGGTCGATGACAACGGATCAGCTCAATGATCTGCTTTATAATGAGTCACGTTTCAATGGATTAGTTGACAGTTTACCTCAG ATTCGTTCCCTGCCGACTGAAAGAGAAGCTGGACTTGCTCAAAACAAATCACTTGCTGAGTGGAATTTAGCTCAAGAACCAAAATTAACGCAGCTGCGGAAACAG GTGAAAGATCTTTATGGGCAAGCAACTTCTTTACGAACGGAAACCGAAGCACTCAAATCAAAGCTTG ATGAAATATCTTCTTCAAAGTCACTGGATACTACTAGTAACCTGCTGCAAGTAGCTGCTCAGGAAGCAGATGATGACGCAGAG GGTACGGCCAAAGCTTTTCTTGCTGGTACAATTTCTATTGAACAGTTCCTCAAGGATTTGCTTGAAAAGAAAGCGTTGGCTCATTTGCG GAAAATCAAGTCCGATCGTTTAATCACGATATTGCGAGATCAACAATACTCTCAAGCTACTCCGTCTGTTCCACCGAGGACTGGGGTCGCTCCATACCCAGATATACCTATGCCTAATCGGCACTCTTATTACTGA